From Veillonella dispar, one genomic window encodes:
- the pxpB gene encoding 5-oxoprolinase subunit PxpB, translating to MKPIISPVGDCAISIDFGQVIDPKINRHIRQTIERIQELNLEGIIELVPTYCALLLQYDAMLYSYEELCNIIEPTLEQTITDNANELVTVVEIPTVYGGEFGPDLGFVASHNNLTEDEVVAIHSGTDYLVYMLGFIPGFTYLGGMDPCIATPRLSSPRTLIPAGSVGIAGEQTGTYPSDSPGGWQIIGRTPVTMYDMSKKQAALLSAGDYVRYVPIDEAEYNRINALGADYAPSMYEVEVGELRGY from the coding sequence ATGAAACCTATAATTTCACCTGTAGGGGATTGCGCTATCTCTATTGATTTTGGTCAAGTCATCGATCCAAAGATTAATCGACATATTCGTCAAACGATAGAGCGAATTCAAGAGCTAAATCTAGAGGGGATTATTGAATTAGTACCTACCTATTGTGCATTGCTTTTGCAATATGATGCTATGCTATACTCCTATGAAGAATTGTGTAACATCATTGAGCCTACATTGGAGCAGACTATAACAGATAATGCTAATGAACTTGTTACCGTCGTGGAAATTCCTACCGTGTACGGTGGTGAGTTTGGTCCAGACCTTGGTTTTGTAGCCTCTCATAATAATCTAACTGAAGATGAGGTTGTAGCCATTCATAGTGGTACAGATTACTTGGTATATATGCTTGGCTTCATTCCTGGGTTTACCTATTTGGGCGGCATGGATCCATGCATTGCAACGCCTCGTTTGTCCTCACCAAGAACATTGATACCTGCAGGTTCTGTAGGCATTGCAGGGGAACAAACTGGCACGTATCCATCCGACTCTCCAGGGGGCTGGCAAATCATTGGCCGTACACCGGTAACCATGTATGACATGTCCAAGAAACAAGCGGCGCTATTGAGTGCTGGCGACTATGTGCGCTATGTGCCGATAGATGAAGCGGAATATAATCGTATTAACGCATTGGGGGCGGACTATGCGCCATCCATGTATGAAGTAGAGGTAGGTGAGTTGCGTGGCTATTAA
- a CDS encoding LamB/YcsF family protein: MSHYVDLNSDLGESFGNYTLGMDGEVLNHVTSANVACGWHAGDPLIMDATVRMCKEKGVAVGAHPGYPDLMGFGRRAMAVNPAEAKAYMIYQVGALQAFCDSYGVTLQHMKLHGAFYNTACVTPKLADAVLDGLQAINPNIAAMVLSGSYIAKEAERRGIPVIQEVFADRGYTDEGTLVPRTEPGAFIKDPQEALERVLMMVTEGKVVTNTGNTIDIVADSVCVHGDNPEAIAFTNYIREGLTKAGVIVANFQNRK, translated from the coding sequence ATGTCACATTATGTAGATCTAAATAGTGATTTAGGTGAAAGTTTTGGCAACTACACATTAGGCATGGATGGTGAAGTGTTAAATCACGTCACAAGTGCTAATGTTGCCTGTGGATGGCATGCTGGGGATCCTCTCATTATGGATGCTACAGTTCGCATGTGCAAGGAAAAGGGCGTAGCCGTAGGGGCTCATCCTGGGTATCCTGATTTAATGGGCTTTGGTCGTCGAGCAATGGCAGTCAATCCTGCAGAGGCTAAAGCATATATGATATATCAAGTTGGTGCATTACAAGCCTTCTGTGATAGTTATGGTGTTACATTACAACATATGAAATTACACGGTGCTTTTTATAATACGGCCTGTGTAACTCCTAAATTGGCAGATGCTGTATTAGATGGCTTACAAGCGATAAACCCTAATATTGCAGCTATGGTGTTGAGCGGTAGCTATATTGCAAAAGAAGCAGAGCGTCGAGGCATTCCTGTAATTCAGGAGGTATTTGCTGATCGTGGTTATACTGATGAAGGTACATTGGTGCCTCGTACAGAACCTGGGGCTTTTATAAAAGATCCTCAAGAGGCTCTTGAACGAGTACTTATGATGGTTACAGAAGGCAAGGTTGTAACAAATACAGGTAACACTATCGACATTGTAGCTGATTCCGTATGCGTACACGGCGATAACCCAGAAGCGATAGCTTTCACAAATTACATCCGTGAAGGCCTTACAAAAGCGGGCGTTATAGTAGCTAATTTTCAGAACCGTAAATAG
- a CDS encoding NRAMP family divalent metal transporter encodes MKPIAGKASLSVLLGAAFLMATSSIGPGFMLQTAAFTNDLKADFAFAIIVSVIFSIIAQLNVWTIIGVSKMRGQDIANKVLPGLGYFVAFLISLGGLAFNIGNIGGASMGLNIVFGIDTTTAAGISGILGILLFASPKMGGVLDNTAKILGTVMLVLIGYVAFSTNPPVAEAVTHAVAPTHYPWLATITLIGGTVGGYITFSGGHRLIDAGITGQEHLKDVRRAAFMGMSVDAVVRILLFLAVLGVVSMGFALDPKDPAGSAFLLGAGEIGHKLFGIVFFCAALTSVVGAAYTSVSFLKTLFKVVERNEKLTIMTFIFVSTCILIFIGKPASLLILAGSVNGLILPITLAVMLFATHKSAIVGDYKHNKLLYYTGWIVVLVTAYIGVTSLQGIAKLLG; translated from the coding sequence ATGAAACCAATTGCAGGTAAAGCGAGCTTATCTGTCCTCTTAGGGGCAGCTTTCTTGATGGCCACGTCCTCTATTGGGCCAGGCTTTATGTTACAAACGGCGGCATTTACAAATGACTTAAAAGCAGATTTTGCATTTGCCATCATTGTGTCTGTTATTTTTTCAATTATTGCACAGCTTAATGTGTGGACAATCATTGGCGTATCTAAAATGCGCGGTCAAGATATTGCCAATAAAGTATTGCCAGGTCTTGGCTACTTCGTAGCATTCTTAATTTCCCTTGGCGGTCTTGCTTTCAATATTGGTAATATTGGGGGCGCGTCTATGGGCCTAAATATTGTATTTGGTATTGATACAACGACTGCAGCGGGTATCAGTGGTATCTTGGGTATTCTATTGTTCGCATCTCCAAAAATGGGTGGTGTACTAGACAACACAGCTAAAATTCTTGGCACTGTTATGTTAGTATTGATTGGCTATGTAGCATTCTCTACAAATCCACCTGTGGCTGAAGCGGTTACTCATGCGGTGGCACCAACGCATTATCCATGGCTTGCTACCATAACTCTTATCGGTGGTACTGTAGGCGGTTATATTACATTTTCTGGTGGTCATCGTCTTATCGATGCTGGTATTACTGGTCAAGAGCACTTGAAAGATGTGCGCCGAGCAGCATTCATGGGTATGTCTGTAGATGCGGTAGTTCGTATATTACTATTCTTAGCGGTTCTTGGTGTTGTATCCATGGGCTTTGCGTTAGATCCTAAAGATCCAGCTGGTTCTGCATTCCTTTTAGGGGCTGGCGAAATCGGTCATAAATTATTCGGTATCGTATTCTTCTGTGCGGCCTTAACATCTGTAGTAGGTGCAGCGTATACATCTGTATCCTTCTTAAAAACATTGTTCAAAGTAGTAGAAAGAAATGAAAAATTGACTATTATGACATTTATCTTCGTTTCTACATGTATTTTGATCTTCATTGGTAAACCAGCATCCTTGTTGATTTTGGCTGGCTCCGTAAACGGCTTAATCTTGCCGATTACATTGGCAGTAATGCTCTTTGCTACTCATAAATCTGCAATCGTAGGAGACTACAAACATAATAAACTGTTATACTATACAGGATGGATTGTAGTACTTGTAACAGCTTATATCGGCGTTACATCCTTACAAGGCATTGCTAAATTACTTGGTTAA